AATGCCAACATTGGTAATCCTCAGCAACTAGATCAAAAACCGCTGACATTTTACAGACAGGTTCTGTCCCTCCTACAAAATCCAGCTCTGATTGAATCTCTTCCCACCGGAGAGCTACACAAGCTGTTCAAGCCAGATGCCGTTGAGCGTGCTAAAAAAATGCTCAAGCAGGTGGGCGGTTCCGTAGGAGCATACTCGGCTTCCCAGGGTGTGGCAGGTTTCCGCCAATCGGTCGCTGAGTTTATTGAGGAACGTGATGGCGAGCCGGCCTCTGCCAATGATATTTTCCTTACTGCCGGTGCTTCAAGTGCGGTTTCTGCCATCTTGTCGATGTTTTGCACTGGTTCGGAAAACGGAGCCCTGATTCCTATTCCGCAGTATCCACTTTACACCGCTACGCTGGCGCTGAACGATGCGCACGCACTACCATACTACCTTGACGAAGCTTCTGGTTGGTCTATGGACACAGAGCAGGTTGAGCAGGTCGTAAAAGATGCGATTAGAAAGGGCGTGCGTCCAACTTGCCTGGTTGTAATCAACCCAGGCAACCCAACTGGAGCTATTTTGTCGCctgaagccattgaaaaGATCTTGACAGTTGCTGCGAAGTATAGCTTGGTTGTCATTGCCGATGAAGTGTACCAAGAGAATGGTTTCGACGACGCCGACTTTGTgtcgatgaagaaggttCTAAGGGTACTACAAAAAACCGAGCCCGGGAAATATGACAACGTTCAATTGGCGTCTCTGCATTCCACCTCAAAAGGTGTATCTGGTGAGTGTGGCCAGAGAGGTGGCTACATGGAACTTGTTGGGTTTTCGGAGGAGGTCAAACaagtgtttttgaagctagCGTCCATCTCTCTATGTCCTGTCGTAACCGGTCAAGCACTAGTTGACTTGATGGTGCGTCCTCCCAAGAAAGGCGATGCTTCCTACGAATTAGACCGCCAGGAGCGCAATGCAATCCACAATTCGCTGCATCAAAAGTCGACTTTACTATATGAAACTTTCCAGAGTCTGGAAGGTGTATCTTGCCAAAAGCCCCAGGGTGCAATGTATCTTTTCCCCAAGCTTGATCTTTCTAGAAAAGCTATTCGCAAGGCCGAGTCTCTTGGTATGGCCCCTGACGAATATTACTGCAAGGAGCTTCTAGAGGCAACTGGCATTTGCACTGTTCCTGGATCTGGCTTCCGCCAAGTTCCTGGTACCTATCATTTAAGAACCACCTTCCTAGCCCCAGGCACCGAGTGGGTGGATTCCTGGAAAAAATTCCACCAAAAGTTTGTTGACGAACACCGTGATTAGCATGCCCTCTCTTACGAAGAGGGCAAGATACCTGCGTCATAAGCTACATCATCAACATAAAAGCTCTAGAGCATGTAATTTTAGTACACCTATAAGTCATATTTCAACCGAAAAGTCATTGTTCGAAGCCTCGGTATACGTTGTACTGCGACTGTTGCCGGGATAGTACTTCTGTGCCGGACCACTTAACTCTGAACTAGTTCCAGTACTGTCGACATCATCTACTTTTTGATTCTCAGCGCCCAGGTTCTCAAGTTCGCCTCCCTGTACCTTCCTGACCTCGTTTGGCGTCCTGCCTGGCGTCCTGCCCGGTGTCCTGTTTGGTGTCCTGCTTGGCGTCCTGCCTGGAGACGTAAGCGGTGTTGTCAGTCGTGTCGCGGATCCAAAACCAAGGTCGTCGTCATTCATGTCGGTCTCATTTTCTGCTGAAATGTATTCCTCA
The Lachancea thermotolerans CBS 6340 chromosome G complete sequence genome window above contains:
- the ALT1 gene encoding alanine transaminase ALT1 (similar to uniprot|P52893 Saccharomyces cerevisiae YLR089C ALT1 putative alanine transaminase (glutamyc pyruvic transaminase)), which produces MMLSRQLTRTMPHSRLILRRLSAKAAVKSDLSQKALGSKKTLRDVNQCVLNAKYAVRGPIPLRAEELRHKLVEEPGSLPFNKIINANIGNPQQLDQKPLTFYRQVLSLLQNPALIESLPTGELHKLFKPDAVERAKKMLKQVGGSVGAYSASQGVAGFRQSVAEFIEERDGEPASANDIFLTAGASSAVSAILSMFCTGSENGALIPIPQYPLYTATLALNDAHALPYYLDEASGWSMDTEQVEQVVKDAIRKGVRPTCLVVINPGNPTGAILSPEAIEKILTVAAKYSLVVIADEVYQENGFDDADFVSMKKVLRVLQKTEPGKYDNVQLASLHSTSKGVSGECGQRGGYMELVGFSEEVKQVFLKLASISLCPVVTGQALVDLMVRPPKKGDASYELDRQERNAIHNSLHQKSTLLYETFQSLEGVSCQKPQGAMYLFPKLDLSRKAIRKAESLGMAPDEYYCKELLEATGICTVPGSGFRQVPGTYHLRTTFLAPGTEWVDSWKKFHQKFVDEHRD